DNA from Malus sylvestris chromosome 11, drMalSylv7.2, whole genome shotgun sequence:
TCAAACCAAAGGAGGCTATAAAGTTGTATTGTGACAATAAGTCGGCACGAGAAATTGCAGAGAACCCGGTACAACATGACAGAACGAAGCATGTGGAGgttgatcgacatttcattaaggaaaagcTCGAGAAGAAGATTGTGTCAGTACCATTTGTGAACTCAGAAGAACAGCTTGCCGATATTCTCACTCATGCCGTGTGTAGAAGAGTTTTTGGTGACtcacttgtcaagttgggcatgtgtgacatctatgctccaacttgagggggagtgttgcgtgAGTTAgttttagaataggaatgtaaatattgtgtaaatattagagtcctttattaggaaggataTTTCTTTTGTCCTTTTTTAGTTTTACCTTGgagaacaaggattgtatgtaaTATATTCCCAATTATGCAATACATGGAAAATTAAGCCGTAAAATTCTATTTCCACTCTTTACTGCTATGCAGTCATCTCACGAGACTATGTAGCAGTCCTCGATTCTAGTTTGTGAATAAGAATCTAAAAAGGAAGCCAAACAAAAGGATTGTAGATAGATATATAGTTATTTAACTATGTCTAAGTTTCAATTAAACACTAATGACCAAGAGCTAGAACAAAGAATAAGCAACTTAACCAACCTGGGTCTATCCCATCTGTGTTGGGAGAGTCAATTGGTGCAAGGATTGTTAGCCCTTGGATTATTATATTGCTGAAAGATAAAAACCACAATGTCGGCCACATTGTGTACAGTGGAAATATTTCAGTGTGCCGGACACACTCTCACGTAATATCATGTGCTGATGTGACTGATTACGTGCATTAGCTAAAAAAATGGTCAAACCTGCTGTAAATGGGATGGACAAATCACGAAGGAGAGTTGACCAAAGTAAGATTGGAAATTTGGATCTGATTAGAGTACATAATCTCAATCATGTATGGTCGGGTGTTGTTCAGTTGACCCTTGCGGAACTTTTCCCACCAAGAAGCACCTTGGCAGTCAATTGTGCAGTTGTTACCGGTAATTCAAGTCGGTGAGGTTTGTTCCGAAGATGAGACTGCTGAACCTTCTACCAGGAGCATCTCTGCCTCTCCCATATGAGGCAGTACTGGAAGAAGAGGCCACTCTGACTCATCCTGTTCATTAGGATGGGAAAAGAATAAGCTCAATAAAGAAAGGTAAATAGTAAATAGTTCgtaaatttatatgaaaaagATGGTCAGATAGAAAGAAAGGAAATCAAGGAAGATTACAATCTAATAattcaaatttgaagaaaaattgatTACACAATTGTCCAATCACCATACGTTTTCCAATTATATATAGACCATATTACGTTGATATGCTTCAGTTTCATTTAACTTCACCATCACAACTCACAATATATACATAGCATGTACACATATACTTGCGTTATGCATTTAGGTATTTGTTACTTAAATATATGCTTAATTGgttgtaaatttgtaattacAATCAAACTAAGTTTATAAGCTAATTCTATGATATAAAGGTGATTAATCGTCGTacgtataatatatatatatagacacacacacacacaataaatTAGAGGAATATCGCATAAAAAGCATGAAATTTGATCGTATGATGTCAACCATATATAAACAAACAAAGACGGAACTATACAAAAATAAgcagaaaaaaaactgaagaaatCACACAAAAAGGGGCAAGAAATTCAGACCCGAGTTGCAAGAATAAACGGCATGGAGGAAGAGGGTAAAGTGGCTGGTGAGGTTGAAGCTCCAGTGAGCCACCTCCCCGGTGGTACAATAAGCTGCGCTCCACTGTCAGATGCAAAACTGGCTTAAATGATCAATGGCCGCCTTGAAGGCCCTTGTGTTGGAAGTTTTTCCATCGCCAACGGCTCCAAAATCAGTCAAAAGAGCACTATGCTTTCTACAGTTAATGGCAGAGTACTCGACTGTGCCCGAAATCGGTTTTCtacattcatacaattttttttggtattatttGATGTTAGTAATTAACATGTAAAGGTGcaaaaatagaaatatatatatatatatatatatatataaataagcTGCACAATACAAATCTCCTTCGTTACCACGTGAAAATAAGCAGAGGATCCTACTTTATTAAtttctatcgtttgacaaaaaaaaaaaaaataacttcaCTAATAATTAAGCTTTCCTGATTCGACCAGGAGAGATTCTTATTAAGTTCAAATTCCAAAACCCTAGTTACTTCCAATTCCTTGCTCTCCAAGCAACTCACTAACCCTAGGATAATACTACTCCTACTCCTACTCCTACTCCTACTCGGCCACTCCTACGCCTACTCGCTTATAAATATCACTGGTCTCTTGCTCTCTCTTCCCATCAAAACTTAAGCAAACATATACAGAAACAAGAACCACGCACGTActtcacttttctttttgtgtttgCAATGGTCGGACCCCTTGTGACCCTTGTGCCTTATGCTTTCTGCTTCCAACCCACGGACCAAGAGATCATCCGTTCCTTTCTTTACAGGATGGCGGTTAAGCGTGAGCTGTTACTGCCGCCATACAACGAGTATGTGCATGAGGAGGACCTCTTTGACTTCAAAGAGCCATGGGAGATTTGGGAAGAATATGGAGGAGATGACCACTTTAATCAAGACTTATATTTCTTCTGCGAGCTCGAGAGGTTATCCCCGACTGGTTTGCGCATCCGTCGCAACATTGGGGAAGGCATTTGGAGCGAAAAACAACCCACTAAGCTGGTTTACAATGAGGACGGACACCCTAATCCTATGGGGAGGAAGAAAATGTTCCTGTACGAGAATCGAGGGTCGGAGGAGCACGGAGGGTGGATTTTAGATGAATATAGTCTGCTTGTTGGTGCTGACGGCCGTGCTCAAACGGCCTCAAAGGATCGCTACGAATTTCCTTCTGTGATTTGCCGGCTGCGGAAGAATGACAAAAgtggcgggaagaagaagagaaacaaCTGATGATTAGCTGAGGAGAGATCATGGATATATTAAGATACAAATTAGTTGATGGCATTGAAAATCTGTAACTAAATTTTATATAGAGGTTGTAATTTCGTTTCTTCAGTAGTATTGTTATATGTAAGatgttaaaaaatattaaagctATTTGATTAATTTCTGCaaacaaatttattttaaatttactcGGAATTTCATACTTTGAAAATCTTACGCTTTCCCTTCATTTGCACCCAGAATAAAAGTTCTTGCTCGCCAGTTAGACC
Protein-coding regions in this window:
- the LOC126590239 gene encoding NAC domain-containing protein 101-like; the encoded protein is MVGPLVTLVPYAFCFQPTDQEIIRSFLYRMAVKRELLLPPYNEYVHEEDLFDFKEPWEIWEEYGGDDHFNQDLYFFCELERLSPTGLRIRRNIGEGIWSEKQPTKLVYNEDGHPNPMGRKKMFLYENRGSEEHGGWILDEYSLLVGADGRAQTASKDRYEFPSVICRLRKNDKSGGKKKRNN